A part of Sebastes umbrosus isolate fSebUmb1 chromosome 21, fSebUmb1.pri, whole genome shotgun sequence genomic DNA contains:
- the nsun6 gene encoding tRNA (cytosine(72)-C(5))-methyltransferase NSUN6 isoform X2, protein MLPAQNIEEMSVFPRISLKPEVTDYLKSVFLNKEVLAAVGHQEAERRFQKLLTCLSHPPSYTCVRVSTHLAPLEEIRHKLGEELKKQMCSSSAEEVSVQILPHPRIPDVLLLPVDGPRPVKQLSSEVLVGAQCGSAVLRGAHVFVPGIVASPKYMKAGDVVSVVSDLDGRCTRGATSFQGKKVFVGNGVTQLDRSSIFCTDKPAKGIGVRMVEPLYQSPSFDGVLPNLVFLQNLPSVVVGHVLGPRPGERILDMCAAPGGKTCHIAALMKDQGEVVALDRIRNKIDRIRQNAQMLHLQSIKVYCFNSTQAVSSDPAQEAEGPPFPPESFDRVLLDAPCSGLGQRPSMSCTWSLKEICSYQPLQRKLFHAAVRLLKKGGALVYSTCTVTLAENEEQVAWALHTFPCLTLQPQEPHVGAEGMLGAGLSPEQLRLLQRFSPELSWDQTGTAAPLPCRADGDTIGFFIAKFLKT, encoded by the exons ATGCTGCCTGCACAGAAC ATTGAAgaaatgtctgtttttccaAGGATTTCTCTGAAGCCTGAAGTCACTGATTATCTCAAGAGTGTCTTCTTAAACAAGGAG GTTTTAGCTGCAGTCGGCCATCAGGAGGCAGAACGTCGTTTCCAGAAGCTGCTCACATGCCTCTCTCACCCTCCTTCCTACACTTGTGTCCGGGTCAGCACTCATCTCGCTCCCCTGGAAGAGATCAGACACAAGTTAGGAGAAGAGCTGAAAAAG CAGATGTGCAGCTCATCAGCAGAGGAGGTCTCCGTTCAGATTCTCCCTCACCCGCGTATTCCAGATGTGCTGCTCCTTCCCGTTGATGGCCCGAG ACCTGTGAAGCAGCTCAGCTCAGAGGTGTTGGTTGGTGCTCAGTGTGGCAGCGCCGTACTGAGAGGTGCTCATGTCTTCGTCCCGGGGATCGTCGCCAGCCCCAAAT ACATGAAGGCAGGAGATGTGGTGTCTGTCGTCTCTGACCTGGATGGTCGGTGCACCAGAGGAGCTACGAGCTTCCAGGGAAAGAAAGTGTTTGTGGGAAACGGAGTCACTCAATTAGATCGCTCCAGCATCTTCTGCACAGATAAACCTGCAAA GGGAATAGGTGTTCGGATGGTAGAGCCTCTTTACCAGAGTCCTTCCTTCGATGGCGTCCTACCCAACCTGGTATTCCTACAG AACCTTCCCTCCGTAGTAGTGGGACACGTTCTCGGGCCTCGCCCTGGAGAACGGATCCTGGATATGTGTGCTGCACCCGGAGGGAAGACCTGCCACATCGCTGCACTCATGAAGGATCAG gGTGAGGTCGTGGCCCTGGACAGGATCCGAAATAAGATCGATCGAATTCGTCAAAACGCCCAGATGTTGCATTTACAGTCAATCAAAGTTTATTGTTTTAACAGCACTCAAGCTGTGAGCAGCGACCCGGCACAGGAGGCTGAAG GACCTCCGTTCCCTCCTGAGAGTTTTGACCGGGTTCTCCTGGACGCCCCCTGTAGCGGACTCGGACAAAGACCCAGCATGTCCTGTACCTGGAGCCTCAAGGAGATCTGCTCCTACCAGCCACTGCAGCGCAAGTTATTCCACGCT GCGGTGCGGTTGTTGAAGAAAGGCGGCGCTCTTGTGTACAGCACCTGCACAGTGACTCTAGCAGAGAACGAGGAGCAGGTAGCCTGGGCCCTCCACACCTTCCCCTGCCTCACGCTTCAGCCTCAG GAGCCTCACGTCGGCGCAGAGGGCATGCTGGGAGCCGGCCTGTCACCTGAGCAGCTGCGTCTCCTCCAGAGGTTCAGTCCCGAGCTGAGCTGGGACCAGACGGGAACGGCGGCCCCCCTCCCCTGCAGAGCCGACGGGGACACCATCGGCTTCTTTATTGCCAAGTTCCTGAAAACCTGA
- the nsun6 gene encoding tRNA (cytosine(72)-C(5))-methyltransferase NSUN6 isoform X3 — MSVFPRISLKPEVTDYLKSVFLNKEVLAAVGHQEAERRFQKLLTCLSHPPSYTCVRVSTHLAPLEEIRHKLGEELKKQQMCSSSAEEVSVQILPHPRIPDVLLLPVDGPRPVKQLSSEVLVGAQCGSAVLRGAHVFVPGIVASPKYMKAGDVVSVVSDLDGRCTRGATSFQGKKVFVGNGVTQLDRSSIFCTDKPAKGIGVRMVEPLYQSPSFDGVLPNLVFLQNLPSVVVGHVLGPRPGERILDMCAAPGGKTCHIAALMKDQGEVVALDRIRNKIDRIRQNAQMLHLQSIKVYCFNSTQAVSSDPAQEAEGPPFPPESFDRVLLDAPCSGLGQRPSMSCTWSLKEICSYQPLQRKLFHAAVRLLKKGGALVYSTCTVTLAENEEQVAWALHTFPCLTLQPQEPHVGAEGMLGAGLSPEQLRLLQRFSPELSWDQTGTAAPLPCRADGDTIGFFIAKFLKT; from the exons atgtctgtttttccaAGGATTTCTCTGAAGCCTGAAGTCACTGATTATCTCAAGAGTGTCTTCTTAAACAAGGAG GTTTTAGCTGCAGTCGGCCATCAGGAGGCAGAACGTCGTTTCCAGAAGCTGCTCACATGCCTCTCTCACCCTCCTTCCTACACTTGTGTCCGGGTCAGCACTCATCTCGCTCCCCTGGAAGAGATCAGACACAAGTTAGGAGAAGAGCTGAAAAAG CAGCAGATGTGCAGCTCATCAGCAGAGGAGGTCTCCGTTCAGATTCTCCCTCACCCGCGTATTCCAGATGTGCTGCTCCTTCCCGTTGATGGCCCGAG ACCTGTGAAGCAGCTCAGCTCAGAGGTGTTGGTTGGTGCTCAGTGTGGCAGCGCCGTACTGAGAGGTGCTCATGTCTTCGTCCCGGGGATCGTCGCCAGCCCCAAAT ACATGAAGGCAGGAGATGTGGTGTCTGTCGTCTCTGACCTGGATGGTCGGTGCACCAGAGGAGCTACGAGCTTCCAGGGAAAGAAAGTGTTTGTGGGAAACGGAGTCACTCAATTAGATCGCTCCAGCATCTTCTGCACAGATAAACCTGCAAA GGGAATAGGTGTTCGGATGGTAGAGCCTCTTTACCAGAGTCCTTCCTTCGATGGCGTCCTACCCAACCTGGTATTCCTACAG AACCTTCCCTCCGTAGTAGTGGGACACGTTCTCGGGCCTCGCCCTGGAGAACGGATCCTGGATATGTGTGCTGCACCCGGAGGGAAGACCTGCCACATCGCTGCACTCATGAAGGATCAG gGTGAGGTCGTGGCCCTGGACAGGATCCGAAATAAGATCGATCGAATTCGTCAAAACGCCCAGATGTTGCATTTACAGTCAATCAAAGTTTATTGTTTTAACAGCACTCAAGCTGTGAGCAGCGACCCGGCACAGGAGGCTGAAG GACCTCCGTTCCCTCCTGAGAGTTTTGACCGGGTTCTCCTGGACGCCCCCTGTAGCGGACTCGGACAAAGACCCAGCATGTCCTGTACCTGGAGCCTCAAGGAGATCTGCTCCTACCAGCCACTGCAGCGCAAGTTATTCCACGCT GCGGTGCGGTTGTTGAAGAAAGGCGGCGCTCTTGTGTACAGCACCTGCACAGTGACTCTAGCAGAGAACGAGGAGCAGGTAGCCTGGGCCCTCCACACCTTCCCCTGCCTCACGCTTCAGCCTCAG GAGCCTCACGTCGGCGCAGAGGGCATGCTGGGAGCCGGCCTGTCACCTGAGCAGCTGCGTCTCCTCCAGAGGTTCAGTCCCGAGCTGAGCTGGGACCAGACGGGAACGGCGGCCCCCCTCCCCTGCAGAGCCGACGGGGACACCATCGGCTTCTTTATTGCCAAGTTCCTGAAAACCTGA
- the nsun6 gene encoding tRNA (cytosine(72)-C(5))-methyltransferase NSUN6 isoform X1, whose translation MLPAQNIEEMSVFPRISLKPEVTDYLKSVFLNKEVLAAVGHQEAERRFQKLLTCLSHPPSYTCVRVSTHLAPLEEIRHKLGEELKKQQMCSSSAEEVSVQILPHPRIPDVLLLPVDGPRPVKQLSSEVLVGAQCGSAVLRGAHVFVPGIVASPKYMKAGDVVSVVSDLDGRCTRGATSFQGKKVFVGNGVTQLDRSSIFCTDKPAKGIGVRMVEPLYQSPSFDGVLPNLVFLQNLPSVVVGHVLGPRPGERILDMCAAPGGKTCHIAALMKDQGEVVALDRIRNKIDRIRQNAQMLHLQSIKVYCFNSTQAVSSDPAQEAEGPPFPPESFDRVLLDAPCSGLGQRPSMSCTWSLKEICSYQPLQRKLFHAAVRLLKKGGALVYSTCTVTLAENEEQVAWALHTFPCLTLQPQEPHVGAEGMLGAGLSPEQLRLLQRFSPELSWDQTGTAAPLPCRADGDTIGFFIAKFLKT comes from the exons ATGCTGCCTGCACAGAAC ATTGAAgaaatgtctgtttttccaAGGATTTCTCTGAAGCCTGAAGTCACTGATTATCTCAAGAGTGTCTTCTTAAACAAGGAG GTTTTAGCTGCAGTCGGCCATCAGGAGGCAGAACGTCGTTTCCAGAAGCTGCTCACATGCCTCTCTCACCCTCCTTCCTACACTTGTGTCCGGGTCAGCACTCATCTCGCTCCCCTGGAAGAGATCAGACACAAGTTAGGAGAAGAGCTGAAAAAG CAGCAGATGTGCAGCTCATCAGCAGAGGAGGTCTCCGTTCAGATTCTCCCTCACCCGCGTATTCCAGATGTGCTGCTCCTTCCCGTTGATGGCCCGAG ACCTGTGAAGCAGCTCAGCTCAGAGGTGTTGGTTGGTGCTCAGTGTGGCAGCGCCGTACTGAGAGGTGCTCATGTCTTCGTCCCGGGGATCGTCGCCAGCCCCAAAT ACATGAAGGCAGGAGATGTGGTGTCTGTCGTCTCTGACCTGGATGGTCGGTGCACCAGAGGAGCTACGAGCTTCCAGGGAAAGAAAGTGTTTGTGGGAAACGGAGTCACTCAATTAGATCGCTCCAGCATCTTCTGCACAGATAAACCTGCAAA GGGAATAGGTGTTCGGATGGTAGAGCCTCTTTACCAGAGTCCTTCCTTCGATGGCGTCCTACCCAACCTGGTATTCCTACAG AACCTTCCCTCCGTAGTAGTGGGACACGTTCTCGGGCCTCGCCCTGGAGAACGGATCCTGGATATGTGTGCTGCACCCGGAGGGAAGACCTGCCACATCGCTGCACTCATGAAGGATCAG gGTGAGGTCGTGGCCCTGGACAGGATCCGAAATAAGATCGATCGAATTCGTCAAAACGCCCAGATGTTGCATTTACAGTCAATCAAAGTTTATTGTTTTAACAGCACTCAAGCTGTGAGCAGCGACCCGGCACAGGAGGCTGAAG GACCTCCGTTCCCTCCTGAGAGTTTTGACCGGGTTCTCCTGGACGCCCCCTGTAGCGGACTCGGACAAAGACCCAGCATGTCCTGTACCTGGAGCCTCAAGGAGATCTGCTCCTACCAGCCACTGCAGCGCAAGTTATTCCACGCT GCGGTGCGGTTGTTGAAGAAAGGCGGCGCTCTTGTGTACAGCACCTGCACAGTGACTCTAGCAGAGAACGAGGAGCAGGTAGCCTGGGCCCTCCACACCTTCCCCTGCCTCACGCTTCAGCCTCAG GAGCCTCACGTCGGCGCAGAGGGCATGCTGGGAGCCGGCCTGTCACCTGAGCAGCTGCGTCTCCTCCAGAGGTTCAGTCCCGAGCTGAGCTGGGACCAGACGGGAACGGCGGCCCCCCTCCCCTGCAGAGCCGACGGGGACACCATCGGCTTCTTTATTGCCAAGTTCCTGAAAACCTGA
- the arl8 gene encoding ADP-ribosylation factor-like 8 — translation MGLIFAKLWSFFCNQEHKVIIVGLDNAGKTTILYQFLMNEVVHTSPTIGSNVEEIVVKNTHFLMWDIGGQESLRSSWNTYYSNTEFIILVVDSTDRERLAISKEELYRMLAHEDLRKAAVLIFANKQDMKDCMSAAEISKYLTLSSIKDHPWHIQSCCALTGEGLCQGLEWMTSRAGLR, via the exons ATGGGCCTCATATTCGCCAAACTGTGGAGCTTCTTCTGTAACcaag AGCACAAGGTGATAATCGTCGGACTAGATAACGCAGGGAAAACCACCATCCTCTACCAGTT tctgaTGAATGAGGTCGTCCACACGTCGCCCACCATCGGAAGCAACGTGGAGGAGATAGTGGTGAAGAACACTCACTTTCTGATGTGGGACATAGGAGGGCAGGAGTCTCTCCGGTCCTCCTGGAACACCTACTACTCCAATACAGAG TTCATCATTCTGGTGGTGGAcagcacagacagagagaggctggCCATCTCTAAAGAGGAGCTCTACAGGATGCTGGCTCATGAG GACCTGCGGAAAGCAGCTGTGTTGATATTTGCCAATAAGCAGGATATGAAGGACTGTATGTCTGCAGCGGAGATCTCCAAATACCTCACCCTGAGCTCCATCAAAGACCACCCCTGGCACATACAGTCCTGCTGTGCACTTACAGGAGAGGG TTTATGCCAAGGCCTCGAGTGGATGACCTCGAGGGCTGGACTCAGATAG